A window of Nicotiana sylvestris chromosome 8, ASM39365v2, whole genome shotgun sequence genomic DNA:
AAACATCCAATTCATTAAAACATGCATGCCTCACACTTTTCCCTTTCCAGAACTCAACTCAACTTACTATACTGTTATGCCCTGTCGCAACACCACATATTATTCTCTGTGTCCACTTCTTGAATCTTGGCTTCTTGCCTAGATAATCTTCTCACAACTTGAATTACATTCGCAACAACATTGTTGTAGCTCCACAAAAGACACGAAAAAAGGGGGATCAAGGGGTGGTTTAAGATATatatatgagagagagagagagaagcaaTATAAGGGAATGGCAACACCTCGGCTTCCCTTAACCAAGATATGACATCTCAATAAACGTGGATGTTAACGCCAATACCTCCTAGCTTCTTCGTTGACATTTTTTGGCTTGAATGATAGCGAAGCCAGAAAAATGAAAGCCGGGAAATTGCAGCCTGGCTAGCAACCTGAACACATCTACATGCAAGGTTTAAATCCGCTAACACTTCGTTACGTGTCAGACCTGATTCAACGCTTTCCTCATACCCATCAAGGTCAGATTCAGAGACTAGAACCACCGAGCCATCATCAAAGGCAGCAACTTCTTTTTGTGCTGGAAAGTCCAAGACTTCCAATGAATTATCACCTCCACAGACATCACTATCAGTATTATTTACTCTTACATAGAATTCTTGAACCGCCTGCATTTGTATAAGTAATGAAAATGACGTTTTAAAACTTTAGAAAAACAAGACAAGAAAGGACAAGGGATTCTGAACTATCAAGGACAGCTTTTGGAAAAGAGAGTATGAAGAATACAGTAAacaataatatatacatataatttgTTTTAATAACCAAGAAATCGCTTGTTTCCAGCGTCGAAACTCAAAGAACGTGCCTGCCCCTCTACCCTAATCCTCTTAAATACGGGCTTGGTTCACCAGCCAGGATTCAGACTATTGAGTAGTGACGTGTGCTTTTACACATCTCTCATTTTACTACCTTGCCGTTGAACCTCTAGGGTCAGTGATATATCcatataataaaaacacatacaGAAAAAATTAAAGTCGAGGACATGAACGCACAAATCTAAAGTTGCAGTGGACTGGCTGACATATCCTAACATATTCTAACTCAAATGTACAGATTTTATTTTAAATGCCAGTGTCCGCCTGTCCGGTCCAGTTTCGCACAACCTCGACTATTTAACTGGGTGACCTCCCACTAGCACAGATACAGCAAAACTCTCCCACCAAGGCTTAGATAGATGAGGAATCACCTAGAATATTTTGTCTTTGCTGGGATTTGAATTGAGCGGGAGTATAAGCGCCTCGTACAAACAACAACTAAGCCTCGATGCAGAACAAGAATCCTGGTTAAGAGCATACCTGCCACTGAGAGGAGGCTAACAACACCCTTGGTCTAATGGATCTGACATATTCAAAAGCAGCCTCAGGTGTCATGTGCTTGTGTTTGACCTACCCAAGAGGAAATATTAGAATAGAGAAAAACCATGAAACAGATACTAATTATATGCTCTGAGTTGTGGTGCCCACCAGGTAGCAAAGGACAATTGTTGTACTACGGCCACGGCCGGCTTTACAGTGCACATATGTTGTCTTACCACAAGATGCATTACCTTCAAAGCCACATGCATAGAACTATGAATTGACAATCAAAATAACGTAATGAAATTGCAAACTCCAGcaacatataatatatatttacCGTTTGACTCAAAAGCACAGTATATAAAAGCTGGGGAAGGATTCTTACCTTCATTTTACACACTAGAAAGCTGGGAGTAAGAAACTTACCATGGATGAATTCAATAGCTCGGTCAATATCTCTATCTGATGGTGCAAAAAGATAGTCTCTGGTAGGAATCACCAAGTGATCGATGCCATGATCCTACAAAATAAGTAAAATGGCATCATTGGAATGATTTTTTCTTACAAATCATCACTCTTTTAGTGATAAATAAGGAGCACGACAATCATTTAGAAACAATATGGTGAAGTTTTCTTGCTCATGCGTATTAGGACAAAAGATGTTCCTCTAGTTATAATTGATCCTTTTACAAGTTTACACCCGTTCACTCAAAATCTGCATATAGGTAGGCAATCCAGCCATCTTGTTTCGATCACATAGCTAACTCAACATAGTTAATAACAATAAACTTGTTAACCAGCAATTTCAGTATAACAAAATGTAATGACTTAAAAATGAGATACAATGTGAAAGTGGGAATGTAGACGGTACAAGATATAATGATGTTGAGACCAAAGTCTCATATGGTTCATTCAAGGTAACCACTCCAGCCACGCCTAGAGCCTTCAAGCGAGGGACATCAGCAGGAAATGGAACAGCTCCTAACAGTATGAACTGAAAACACAAAAAGCCATCAACAACACCTCAATTAACTGAAAACATAATAAATGGTTAGTCCCCAATGTAATatgtattttaattttgaaagcaATAAGTTCAGAGATAGAGAAAAGAATGAGCAGAGAAAACTGTAAAATCCACAATATTGCAGTGCATAAACAAATATTAATAACAGCTGCAGCTTACACAAAGGCTGTATATAAATGAAAATTTTGCTAAACGACAGATGCAATCTTTGAACTTGTATATCCAAAAGTGTTGGCAAGTCTTCAGAACTGCAACTATTTGGTTCAAGAATTAGAAGTACTCAAAAGGAAAgggagtgtgtgtgtgtgtgtgcgtgaaTGGATAGAAAGGAGGAAGGGAAAGGAAGGAGATGGGACGTTCCTAGAAGAACAGTAtttttcttctgctttctttcgTATTCCTCCATATTCAAACATGCTAGTGTAAATAACTTAATTGTCCTCCTCTCTTTTATATCCATTAATTTCCTTTTTCATTACCATATACTTACACCACACAAAATGGTAAATAATCCTAAACTCTAAACTTGTTGAGCAACCGAACATGTCGATCTTCAAAGGTATAAGCTTAGGAAATGGCTACTTCACATATAACAATCTTATGAAACATCCAAGCCAAGGGCAAGTGACAAACCAGGATGACAATATGCAATAACCTCCACGCATAATGAGAGAATGCACAGCCAACGCCATTAACTTACTATTTTAAATTGATAGAAGAAAATGTAGAGGGAAATAAGTTGAAAATTAATCATATACACCAACCAGCAATCAAAAGCAGCTGAAAATATTAGAGGATATGTGAAAATGAAACGCTATAAATTAAAGTCGACATGACTTACAGTTTCACATCTGGACCACCAACACGGCATTTCAACAACACTAAGATGGGAAGGGGTATCTATTTCTTAGTAAACATCATATATTAAATACTCGGCACTGATTTGCCCAGGAAAAGCACATATCAGTGCAACAGGAGGAGATTAATGAACACGCGCCCATCACATGCTTTGCAACACAATACTGAGATCTCCTAGAGTAAATGGATATCTCTAACAAACACTAAAAGTTTCTCCTGGGTAAGGGGTTTAGGTAGAGGCTGATCCAAGACTTAAATTTGATGAGCTCAATCATAAGGTTCTTCACACTGAACTCATCGTACTTTCAAAATTACGGGTCACAATTTAATATTTAATGAGATTTTATTGGTTTTTCACATATATATCTATGTTCCATGTCGAAAACACTTGGTACAGTCGAACTCATAGGCAATACACTCCATTCGCCTCTGGGTTAGGGGTGGGTTTACatatcaaaaagaaaaaatcacaaagaaTCAGCAGTACTAAGAACTTGATCCTTCAGTTGAATTTTGATTTGGGAATTTGGAATAGTCAAACTATGTGTCACATCTTAAAGTCAATAACTTCTAGTTATACTAAAGATAAGCTTTGAATAATTTGAACCATCAACCTAGGAAATATTAGGAAAAAATAAACCTTTTTGACATTGACCAACTATTGGATCCTAAAGATAATCTGAATTATACATTGAAATATGAAACAGCACAAATTTAATCAAAAAAGCTTAAAAGCAATATACACATAAAAACTACAGATAGTATGTATGTTAAAGAGCACAAATGCAGTAAAACATGAATATTACATAGGTAAAATTTATACCTCATCAACCCTATCCCACCACCGAAACTCGGTCTCAATCTTGTTTCTGACAACATTATACAACAACGTGGGATAAAAAAGCGCACGAGCACCTGCTCCAACCAAAGCCCTTTTCGCGCCCGAAACAACCAATGCACCTTCTTCACAAGTATCATCACAAAACTTCTCCTCCCTGTTTACTACTACTTCTTCCCCCTCATTCAACTCCTCAATATACATCTCTTGGACTAAACACAAGCACAACTAACCCTCAAAAAAATAGCCTTGAAAATCTCTATTAAACCGAAAAAGATTCAAACTTTATTCCTATACAGTATCAATTTCAAGAACTAGAATTCTTCAGGCATGAATTTTACCTATAAAACGAATTAAAAAGCATATGAGTACAAAAAATTAGAACcccagaaaaaaaaaaagaatcaattcAATCACAAGTTCAATTACTCACCAAATTGAAATCAAATACAGAGGAGGCTGCTGCTACAAAAATTACACATATTTCTACAGCAAGATAATAAAACCAAAAAAGAATTGGATTCAAGAATGTGCCTTTTACATGCCATATTCAACAACAAGAACAAGAAATTGATCTGAGGGATTactgaaaaagaaccaagattttgAATAAATATAAGATGAAAAATTTCAAAGGAGCAAAAAAAGAGAAACTTCAAGAAAGGTTCTTCGTTGTTGGGTGAAAAATATAATTCTTGAATTATTATAGAGAAAAAAAAAGTGGGTGAGTTTTCTCTCTCAAGAATTTAGAGTGTTTCTCTCTCTCTATGTATATGCCTTTCCTTTTCTCTCAACAAACTCTAACGCACTGTGTGTATGAGTGCGTGTAAAGCTAATGTAATGCTATTACATTCCCTTAATTTCAGTTTTGTGTCAGGAGTGCTTGACTGAGCATAAATTTAAACTAAACAAATTAATGTAATGATTTTTGACTGAGCAGTAATTTAAGAGACAAAAGCCACTTTTAGAATTTATGCCCTACAACATTTCATATACTCTATATTTGTGTGGATTTATGCCCTACAACATTTCATATACTCTATATTTGTGTGGCTAGAATCACCTTATTAAGAGCAAATTGAGAAATTTATAATTAAATTATTTGTAGAAAATAAAGAGATATTATTCTTTTTAggataaattaaaagaaaaatgtgTTACTTAAATTAGGACAGATAAATGTTTAAAAACAGTTTAAAATCTATGCACTAATCATATAAAAAATAGTTATACAGTCAAATCACctattaaataataattattaattGGTAACATGAGAAATGGTTATTAACATGTTTTAAAAGATTAAGCTAAGCTACTATGTAGGGAAAAAAATGTAGACCATTATATATATTCGCTCTATCCAATTTTCTTCGACACATTTTTTATCTTTAATTCACATTTGTCAAATAATTAGTTTCTCTTTGTATTGAATCACCTTAATTTTCTATGCGCTtttaataaaatataattttattcagcaaaaaaattatttaattttaaatttcttATTTGTACCTCTAATGAGATGATTTATGACCActcaaatatttttaatttattttagatTATAAGTTTgaacatcttttttttcttttaaacttCGTGTTCAATCAAACATAATCGCATGAGTTAAGAAAAAAGTAAACTTAAATACTTACAAATTTATTACACCATAGATAGATATAGATGGTAAGTTTTAACAGCTAACGACCAagaaggaagtttttttttttttgggtaatgACCGAGAAGGAAGTTACCATATAGTTTGTAACGCCATTGATTTTATTGTTACACCGTGTTTGCAGGGAAACGTTAACATCTGAGTGTGCAGCTATTAATAGTAAAAATTTATTAGCATAATTATTTGATGATGATGTAATAAAAATATTTCCCTAGAtatattaataaaattaaatttaaaaaatgaTAACTTGAGCTCTTTTTTGTTGAGCTCTTTTAGGGATAATAATTACTAGAGTTTTAAGATTTTGTGTTGATTGATTAAACTTATAATATTTACTATACTATCAATGGATATAACTTAATTTATGTTTAATATATAGTAAATGTGTAAAAATTGAAAACCTTTAACATATTATGTGTTTGTTGTAAAATGTGCACTAAGTTCCCGCTATGTGCGGGCCCGAGGAAGGGCCGAACCAAAAGAGTCTATTGTATGCAGCATTAtcttgcatttctgcaagagactgtttccgcggcttgaacctgtgacctcctggtcacatgataccaactttaccagttacgccaaagcTCTCCTTCTTAACTTATGTATACACTAAATACTAATAGCCTAAATAGATTTTTACTCTATCTATTAAAGTATGACAACTACTTACCTTTTTTAAGACTATCACCTTACACTTCTTATAAAAGGTTACTTTGTGATTATCTTTTTAACTACCATAGCATAAAAAAGTCCTGTGGAAGTACACTGAGTATGTTATTATTGTGTAAGAGGGAAAAAATACTGTTAGTTTATAAAAATTGACTCTTCACGAATGTAGGAATCcagtgaaaaattcaaaataccaCATTAAATTTTCTCGAATGGTGATAGAATttcatttattttaatttaattaacaaacCCTAAGTGTATTTTCGCATAGATGTTAAATGTCGGTTATCCATATTTTCTCTGTGAAGAATGGTTCAAAAACAGTTATAAGGTGTAATATTATGCGAATCTTGAAACAAGATCTCCTGGGATATCGCATCTTGACTCAAAATCACTAAATTTTCTGTAAGTAAATGAGCACGTCCTAAAAGAATGATGTGAATTTTATACTTTTGAAAAAGATTCTTGGCTGAAAATAAAAAGTGGCAAGTCCCTTGATTCTATACTTTTTTAcctattttgattttcttcttaattGAATGTAATATATTGTCTATCCTTTTTATAAATTCTTTGGAATTACTAAAGCATACTCCCTCctgtccaaaataagtgattttttttcttgtggttcaaaataagtgattttttcagatttcaagaatgaattaattattctttTCCTACATTGCTCTTGGAGTAATTAATGTTAGAGTATGTGTTAGAAGTATTTATATGAAGAGATGATAAAAGTTAATATAGTCAATTTCAttactaattaatgttaaaaggtaaatttcttaatatgtgtaAAACCAACCAAAAAATCGATTATTTTGGACGGGAGGGAGTACTTAATTGCTGAACCTTCATGGAGTAAATGAGCATGGAATTTATAACTTTCACGTGATCTTCGAGGTTGAGTTTTATAATCAAAATTCTTTAAGAAGTTAGCGCAAGA
This region includes:
- the LOC104246957 gene encoding phosphatidylglycerophosphate phosphatase PTPMT2-like, with amino-acid sequence MYIEELNEGEEVVVNREEKFCDDTCEEGALVVSGAKRALVGAGARALFYPTLLYNVVRNKIETEFRWWDRVDEFILLGAVPFPADVPRLKALGVAGVVTLNEPYETLVSTSLYLDHGIDHLVIPTRDYLFAPSDRDIDRAIEFIHGNASCGKTTYVHCKAGRGRSTTIVLCYLVKHKHMTPEAAFEYVRSIRPRVLLASSQWQAVQEFYVRVNNTDSDVCGGDNSLEVLDFPAQKEVAAFDDGSVVLVSESDLDGYEESVESGLTRNEVLADLNLACRCVQVASQAAISRLSFFWLRYHSSQKMSTKKLGGIGVNIHVY